The genomic interval ataagaaagaaaaaaaagccaaaaaaagtttgtcagtatttgtcagtttttgtaaaacattttattcaatgtaaataaaacattttagtgacttactGTACGTGGGGTCTGTTTTGACCGGCTTTGCGGTGGGTTCTCCCTTCTTGGCCTTCGAATACGACACTCTGTAGACAGCTTGGCCTAAAGCTGTTGTTGCCTGCTCACGGCTGGAATTTTCGTTGTGATGCATGGATGCAAGGTACAACCTATGTAATATAAAGATTCCAATCAATGAGACagtcttgttttgatttttagttCCAACGGTTATGATACCCAATACTTACTTAGTCAACTGCTGTTAGAGAATTCATTATAATGTATATTACCTGCATAACATCCCAACATATggaaaaaccacatttttaggaGCAAACCGCAGAACCAAACTGTGGAAGGACTCCAGCGTAGAAGTCTGGTAGTGGTGGCTTAGCTTCTCCACGTCTTTCAGGACCCTCTTGTTGGTCAGGGTCTTTTCTACCTTGTACAGTGCAACTGACCCTTGAGTAACAAAAGGTATTTATCAAATACAAATCTTTTAATTTGATTGCAATATGTTCATTCGATAATTGTTGATCTTGCATTTGAGAAAGGTGGGTTTATACAatgaatttgaaagaaaaacagtatcATTTATCACAAAGTACTTATAATatccatttctttttcattacatttggaaagttttttctttttctcacctGGCTGGAACCACTTGTTTTTATCCTTCGACACCCTGTCAGCATGTGCACACTTTGGGTAAATGGGGTTGTCGTGAGTATGCACATCCTGCATGTGATTTAGTATAGATGTCCACTTTGCCACCTTCTCTGGGCCCGATGTTGAGGACGTTGCACTGTAGTACACGTGGTTCTTTATGGCACGCAGCCACT from Solea solea chromosome 17, fSolSol10.1, whole genome shotgun sequence carries:
- the LOC131443419 gene encoding uncharacterized protein LOC131443419; its protein translation is MEKEGLRRSLDHLQSNGLAVDYIVTDRRPQIQKFLRDLQITQFYDVWHFEKGLSKKLQKIAKNKDCQILNKWLRAIKNHVYYSATSSTSGPEKVAKWTSILNHMQDVHTHDNPIYPKCAHADRVSKDKNKWFQPGSVALYKVEKTLTNKRVLKDVEKLSHHYQTSTLESFHSLVLRFAPKNVVFPYVGMLCRLYLASMHHNENSSREQATTALGQAVYRVSYSKAKKGEPTAKPVKTDPTYNYVAELMRLVFEEVMEDPESFAEDMRKIAIPETLSAQYDRPSKEEVIASHVTRFSQGVGGSQHIVQPDQETPGVSGTQHTTG